One region of Natronolimnobius baerhuensis genomic DNA includes:
- a CDS encoding DUF192 domain-containing protein: MSLERTRRDLLGVFGTSSAVALAGCQTGDDEPTNTDSSATDEADTTVTTAGDGDDKRNDDNEQDTERTEDTANGGGDTADDDTDTAEDEDTETSVHADYETTEIQVVGPNGTERGSVTAALADTPALRYLGLSDTDDLPTDRGMLFVYDSVADRTFVMRDMDFGIDIIYADAEGTITDIHHAPAPEPDEDGETQRYPGRGQYVLEVGLEWTVERGVREGDVLEFDLEASE, translated from the coding sequence ATGTCGCTCGAGCGGACGCGTCGGGACCTGCTTGGGGTATTCGGGACGAGCAGCGCGGTCGCTCTCGCTGGCTGTCAGACGGGAGATGACGAGCCAACCAACACCGACTCGAGTGCGACTGACGAAGCCGATACCACGGTGACGACTGCGGGCGACGGAGACGACAAACGAAACGACGACAACGAGCAAGACACCGAGCGAACAGAAGACACCGCAAACGGCGGCGGCGATACGGCCGATGATGACACCGACACTGCCGAGGACGAGGATACCGAGACGTCCGTTCACGCCGACTATGAGACGACCGAGATTCAAGTCGTTGGGCCGAACGGCACCGAGCGTGGCTCTGTGACCGCCGCACTCGCCGATACACCGGCGCTTCGATATCTCGGTCTCAGCGACACCGACGACCTGCCGACGGACCGCGGCATGCTGTTCGTCTACGACTCCGTGGCTGACCGCACGTTCGTCATGCGTGACATGGACTTCGGCATCGACATCATCTACGCCGACGCCGAGGGGACGATTACGGACATTCATCACGCGCCCGCACCCGAACCGGACGAAGACGGCGAAACACAGCGCTATCCCGGCCGCGGCCAGTACGTCCTCGAGGTCGGCCTCGAGTGGACGGTCGAACGCGGCGTACGCGAAGGGGATGTTCTCGAGTTCGATCTCGAGGCGTCAGAGTAA